From Actinomyces sp. oral taxon 171 str. F0337, one genomic window encodes:
- the dinB gene encoding DNA polymerase IV, translated as MSRAPRSRAARRSWGDDDSATPIIHVDMDAFFASIELLEHPELVGRPVIVGGRDGRGVVSAASYEARAFGVSSAMSMAEASRRCPQAVVLPVRHGLYSQVSAQVMAVLAEVTPVLEKVSIDEAFLDVTGARRRMGPPVTIGRWVRAEIRRRVGVPASVGIASTKFIAKLASSHAKPDGLLLVPAGATQDFLNVLPVGALWGVGARTQEILARWDIKDVRTLADTDVRHLEKILGRASGRHLHELSHGVDPRRVEPVREEKSVGTETTFFETLTDREHARRVLLDQTHQCAARLRAADLRCRVAVLKARGADFTTVTRSRTLAAPTDLAQDIWETVASLYSALPSPPGGFRLLGVRVEGLLRPDDGVQLLLDEDPRRGASERAADAVRRKWGAHALAPASLLPGDGAARTPIDEVRRPGQDDASWTQ; from the coding sequence ATGAGCAGGGCACCCCGTTCCCGGGCCGCACGCCGGTCCTGGGGGGACGATGACTCCGCCACCCCCATCATCCACGTCGACATGGATGCCTTCTTCGCCTCGATCGAGCTCCTCGAGCACCCCGAGCTGGTCGGCCGCCCTGTCATCGTCGGCGGCCGTGACGGCCGGGGCGTCGTCTCGGCCGCCTCCTACGAGGCCCGCGCCTTCGGCGTCTCCTCGGCGATGTCCATGGCCGAGGCCTCCCGGCGCTGCCCCCAGGCCGTGGTCCTGCCCGTGCGTCACGGCCTCTACTCCCAGGTCTCCGCCCAGGTCATGGCCGTTCTGGCGGAGGTCACCCCCGTCCTGGAGAAGGTGAGTATCGACGAGGCCTTTCTGGATGTGACCGGGGCCAGGCGCCGTATGGGGCCGCCGGTGACCATCGGCCGGTGGGTCCGCGCCGAGATACGCCGACGAGTGGGCGTTCCGGCCTCGGTGGGCATCGCCTCCACCAAGTTCATCGCCAAGCTCGCCTCCTCCCACGCCAAGCCCGATGGCCTGCTCCTGGTGCCGGCCGGCGCCACGCAGGACTTCCTCAACGTGCTGCCGGTCGGGGCGCTGTGGGGTGTGGGCGCCCGGACGCAGGAGATCCTGGCCAGGTGGGATATCAAGGACGTGCGTACCTTGGCGGACACCGACGTGCGCCACCTGGAGAAGATCCTCGGCCGGGCCTCCGGACGCCACCTGCACGAGCTGTCCCACGGCGTCGACCCCCGCCGGGTGGAGCCGGTACGCGAGGAGAAGTCGGTGGGTACCGAGACGACCTTCTTCGAGACCCTCACCGACCGGGAGCACGCCCGGCGGGTCCTGCTGGACCAGACCCACCAGTGCGCCGCGCGCCTGCGCGCGGCGGACCTGCGCTGCCGTGTCGCCGTCCTCAAGGCCCGAGGGGCCGACTTCACCACCGTCACCCGATCACGCACCCTGGCTGCTCCCACTGACCTCGCCCAGGACATCTGGGAGACCGTCGCCTCGCTCTACTCCGCCCTGCCCAGCCCGCCCGGTGGTTTTCGCCTCCTGGGGGTGCGGGTCGAGGGGCTGCTGCGCCCCGACGACGGTGTGCAGCTCCTCCTGGACGAGGACCCTCGGCGTGGCGCCTCCGAGCGGGCTGCCGACGCCGTACGCCGCAAATGGGGTGCCCACGCGCTGGCCCCTGCCAGCCTTCTGCCAGGAGACGGGGCCGCACGGACGCCGATCGACGAGGTGAGGCGACCAGGGCAGGATGACGCGAGCTGGACGCAGTAG